Proteins encoded together in one Rhinopithecus roxellana isolate Shanxi Qingling chromosome 3, ASM756505v1, whole genome shotgun sequence window:
- the LOC115896343 gene encoding uncharacterized protein LOC115896343: MSTFRNTSSVLSPSSMSGHRPRRRVAELGVSGGASLVPRRLLRSSSGHLTPHARVLSLGGTASAASSEVPAGWADAVPGISRAGPGSPWMLLPAGSLLLTAERSFTWGGRRGTEKNPPGKWTGRAPRPGAEALGQPDLPLGCVTFLGFLDSSCGVESLPWFCKN, translated from the exons ATGTCCACATTTAGAAACACCTCTTCAGTACTTAGTCCATCATCAATG AGCGGCCACAGGCCGCGGCGTCGGGTTGCAGAACTCGGAGTGTCTGGAGGCGCTTCGCTGGTCCCGCGCCGTCTCCTGCGTTCCAGTAGCGGACACCTGACTCCTCACGCCCGAGTACTGTCCTTAGGCGGAACGGCGTCTGCAGCGAGCAGCGAGGTTCCAGCCGGCTGGGCTGATGCGGTCCCTGGCATTTCCCGTGCTGGCCCTGGGTCGCCCTGGATGCTGCTTCCCGCCGGGAGCCTGCTTCTGACGGCGGAAAGGAGCTTCACCTGGGGCGGCCGACGGGGAACTGAGAAGAATCCACCGGGGAAGTGGACGGGGCGGGCTCCCAGGCCTGGCGCTGAGGCTCTCGGGCAGCCAGACCTCCCGCTTGGTTGCGTCACTTTCCTCGGTTTTCTAGACAGCAGTTGTGGGGTTGAATCCTTGCCGTGgttttgtaagaattaa